In Nicotiana tabacum cultivar K326 chromosome 2, ASM71507v2, whole genome shotgun sequence, the following proteins share a genomic window:
- the LOC107820473 gene encoding uncharacterized protein LOC107820473, translated as MCNVSKELVTGVLLSSNAHDIWSALEERFDKVNGSREYQLHRKIFTLTLGTSSISVYFIRLKDLWDEYDSLMPPPCGCPKSKEFLKHLQHQRLYYFLMGLNEGYNKGRSQILLKTRLPTVSQAYAMIGQDESPKIVAGNQYANTGIGPTAFFYITRRSYF; from the coding sequence ATGTGTAATGTTAGCAAGGAATTGGTGACTGGAGTCCTGCTTTCTTCAAATGCTCATGACATTTGGTCAGCCTTGGAGGAGCGTTTTGACAAGGTAAATGGATCTCGTGAATATCAATTGCATAGGAAAATATTTACTCTTACTCTGGGCACATCCTCTATATCAGTATATTTTATTCGATTGAAAGATCTATGGGACGAGTATGACTCTCTTATGCCTCCTCCTTGCGGTTGTCCTAAATCTAAAGAATTTCTTAAGCATTTACAACATCAGAGGCTCTATTATTTTCTTATGGGCCTCAATGAGGGCTACAACAAAGGTCGTAGTCAGATTCTATTAAAGACACGTTTGCCTACTGTAAGCCAGGCGTATGCTATGATTGGTCAAGATGAAAGTCCGAAGATAGTCGCGGGAAATCAGTATGCTAACACTGGCATTGGGCCAACTGCTTTTTTTTACATCACAAGGAGGAGCTACTTCTAA